The following coding sequences are from one Mycolicibacterium aichiense window:
- a CDS encoding amidohydrolase family protein yields the protein MNVDDLILVSIDDHVVEPPDMFLNHVPAKYKPEAPIVVTDDKGVDQWMYQGRPQGVSGLNAVVSWPAEEWGRDPAGFAEMRPGVYDVHERVRDMNRNGILASMCFPTFTGFSARHLNMTREDVTLVMVSAYNDWHIDEWAGTYPDRFIPIAILPTWTPEGMCNEIRRVAAKGCRAVTMPELPHLEGLPSYHDEDYWGPVFRTLSEENVVMCLHIGTGFGAISMAPNAPIDNMIILATQVSAMCAQDLLWGPAMRNYPDLKFAFSEGGIGWIPFYLDRSDRHYTNQKWLRRDFGSQLPSEVFRDHSLACYVTDKTSLKLRHEIGIDIIAWECDYPHSDCFWPDAPEQVLAELNAAGASDSDINKITWENSCRFFSWDPFARTTRDEATVKSLRAKGADVDVSIRSRAEWAARFAEKQLAQT from the coding sequence AAAGGCGTGGACCAGTGGATGTACCAGGGCCGCCCGCAGGGTGTCAGCGGCCTGAACGCCGTCGTCTCGTGGCCGGCCGAGGAGTGGGGCCGCGACCCGGCGGGCTTCGCCGAGATGCGCCCCGGCGTCTACGACGTCCACGAGCGGGTGCGCGACATGAACCGCAACGGCATCCTCGCCTCGATGTGCTTCCCGACCTTCACCGGTTTCTCCGCCCGGCACCTCAACATGACTCGTGAAGACGTCACGTTGGTGATGGTGTCGGCTTATAACGACTGGCACATCGACGAGTGGGCCGGGACGTACCCGGACCGCTTCATCCCGATCGCGATCCTGCCGACGTGGACGCCGGAAGGGATGTGCAACGAGATTCGCCGCGTCGCGGCCAAGGGCTGCCGGGCCGTCACCATGCCCGAGCTGCCGCACCTGGAGGGCCTGCCCAGCTACCACGACGAGGACTACTGGGGTCCGGTCTTCCGGACGCTGTCCGAGGAGAACGTGGTGATGTGCCTGCACATCGGCACCGGATTCGGGGCGATCAGCATGGCGCCCAACGCTCCGATCGACAACATGATCATCCTGGCCACCCAGGTATCGGCGATGTGTGCCCAGGATCTGTTGTGGGGACCGGCGATGCGCAACTACCCGGATCTGAAGTTCGCGTTCTCCGAGGGTGGTATCGGCTGGATTCCGTTCTACCTGGATCGCAGCGACCGGCACTACACCAACCAGAAGTGGCTTCGCCGCGACTTCGGCTCTCAGCTGCCCAGTGAGGTGTTCCGGGACCACTCGCTGGCCTGCTACGTCACCGACAAGACGTCGCTGAAACTGCGGCACGAGATCGGCATCGACATCATCGCCTGGGAGTGCGACTACCCGCATTCGGATTGCTTCTGGCCGGACGCACCCGAGCAGGTGCTGGCCGAGCTGAATGCGGCGGGCGCGTCGGATTCCGACATCAACAAGATCACCTGGGAGAACTCCTGCCGGTTCTTCAGCTGGGATCCGTTCGCGCGCACCACAAGGGACGAGGCGACGGTGAAGAGCCTGCGCGCCAAGGGCGCTGACGTCGATGTGTCCATCCGGTCGCGAGCGGAGTGGGCCGCCCGCTTCGCCGAGAAGCAGCTCGCGCAGACCTAA
- a CDS encoding DUF559 domain-containing protein produces the protein MNRVFIGSEALAAEQLTEHELRRWYRPIYRDVYVAASVDPSLADRTWAAWLWSRRRAVISGVAAAALHGSQWVDVHEPIELIGRNSRPHDGLIVRNETLRAGEVGQVSGLPVTTPVRTAFDLGRHLPAETAIARLDALKWATFFSIDDVVQLARAHPGARGLRQLTAILPLVDGGAASPKETWLRMLLIDAGFPPPTTQIPVTDGWRILAVLDMGWDDIKVAVEYDGDHHRTNRAQYVKDQRRIRRLEQLGWIVIRVIAEDRPEDVVRQVREAIRRRTSPRSTVA, from the coding sequence ATGAATCGCGTGTTCATCGGTAGTGAAGCGCTCGCCGCCGAGCAGCTGACCGAGCACGAGTTACGCCGCTGGTACCGGCCCATCTATCGCGATGTTTACGTCGCGGCGTCCGTCGACCCGTCATTGGCCGATCGGACCTGGGCGGCGTGGTTGTGGTCCAGGCGACGGGCCGTGATATCGGGTGTGGCGGCCGCCGCGTTGCACGGCTCGCAGTGGGTCGACGTCCACGAGCCGATCGAATTGATCGGCCGCAACTCCCGCCCGCACGACGGGCTGATCGTCCGAAACGAAACACTCAGAGCCGGCGAGGTTGGGCAGGTCTCAGGTCTGCCGGTGACCACCCCGGTGCGAACCGCATTCGATCTTGGTCGTCACCTGCCCGCCGAGACGGCGATTGCCCGCCTTGACGCGCTCAAGTGGGCCACCTTCTTCTCGATCGACGACGTCGTGCAGCTGGCGCGCGCGCACCCGGGCGCACGCGGCCTGCGGCAGCTCACAGCGATTCTTCCGCTCGTCGATGGCGGAGCGGCGTCCCCCAAGGAGACCTGGCTACGAATGCTGTTGATCGATGCGGGTTTTCCGCCGCCGACCACACAGATACCCGTCACGGATGGCTGGCGGATACTGGCCGTCCTCGATATGGGTTGGGACGACATCAAAGTGGCCGTCGAGTACGACGGCGATCATCACCGGACGAACCGAGCCCAATACGTCAAGGACCAACGCCGGATACGCAGACTCGAACAGCTGGGTTGGATCGTCATCCGGGTGATCGCAGAGGACCGCCCTGAGGATGTCGTCCGGCAGGTGCGCGAGGCAATCCGGCGTCGAACGTCACCGAGATCGACGGTGGCGTGA
- a CDS encoding lipoprotein LpqH: protein MKRILAVGVGVLGCSMLLMACSDNNSSSKGSSSATGAAPTSVSVASSGKTSVKVEGNDLQGLDLNSVTCVKQGGTINIASGAVGGQQGLGVVMKDGQPPTVQSLGMVVDGNALAVSDNMGMKTGSADVKVDGSTYTITGEAAGADMKNPMAGMISKKFEISVTCK, encoded by the coding sequence GTGAAGCGAATCCTCGCGGTCGGTGTCGGCGTGCTCGGCTGCAGCATGCTGCTCATGGCTTGCTCCGACAACAACAGCAGCAGCAAGGGCTCCAGCTCGGCGACGGGCGCCGCGCCCACCAGTGTCTCGGTGGCCTCCAGCGGGAAGACGTCGGTGAAGGTCGAGGGGAATGACCTCCAGGGCCTGGACCTGAACTCCGTGACATGCGTGAAGCAGGGCGGCACGATCAACATCGCCAGCGGCGCGGTGGGCGGTCAGCAAGGGCTCGGTGTGGTCATGAAAGACGGCCAGCCGCCGACCGTGCAGTCTCTCGGGATGGTCGTCGACGGCAACGCGCTCGCGGTCAGCGACAACATGGGCATGAAGACCGGTTCTGCCGATGTGAAGGTGGACGGCAGCACCTACACCATCACCGGTGAGGCGGCCGGCGCCGACATGAAGAACCCGATGGCCGGCATGATCAGCAAGAAGTTCGAAATCTCCGTCACCTGCAAGTGA